agaaaaagaaatagaaaaataaaaagaaaaagaaaaaaaatttgtatatagctagtctcctttaaattaaaaaggtgaactcttgagcaataaatttTTGAGATTGGTTGATAAGGATATATGGATGTAATtgtatttgaatgctctcttaggtattgaccctttcgtttcaatgaccgtgagatatgacacttctttgttaaccaagccaagctacaacctgaaagtccttagtgattcatgcttatatactttttatttattctgtGCTTAGACGAGTtcataattaattcggtatgtttgcgtcattgtctggtgagtgttaggatcctccatttttgttctctcaataGAGATGTgtgtaggtgtgattcattcttgaacttcttttgcttgtggaatttttgacataaaatttgtatataggattagcattgttatcatggtactttgatggaaaatggtaaggattgatctttttGTActgttggaatttgaaccactcaattgttcttgtttctgcctggttgtttcatttgtgaaattttgtgttcttggtaatttatcattgttttgtttgaggacaaacaagagtttaagttggggagagttgttaggtgccaaattgtgttaatatttagtttagttaatggcacctttcgaccgtttttatcggatattcgtacaattccctgaagttttagataattatttataattattaattttaagctttcttttaatgataatatgtgttttagttgtgatCTTGTAGGTTTTAACCATTtttgggaagtttggagcttgttttggcctTCTTTGGAGAGTGCTGGGCAGAagatagcgcgcgtcgcgcggagatatgggcgcgtcgcgcggagatatgggcgcgtcgcgccctgggcaagatattttggagcttccaaaccagagagttgcgcgcgtcgcgcgcattggcggtttatatttcttaagtgtattggcgcgaagcgcgctggagggcgcgacgcgccctggacagaaaactgTTTTACTATATAAGGAGTAATTctgatatttgattttcttcttgaAATTCTTAAGAGCTCTTGGAACCCTAACTACTGTAGCAAGTGAAGAATtggagattcgaagctttgatcgtcgattaatcgccgtagatgcttgttgatcttcatcctttccttcttgagcaagctaccattttcatggatagctaaatctcttttgtatcaagataagatgtaatcttcctagcctttgttATGTTTATCTTGTGAATATactatgtatgaacaagtgatgatcaatatagatggtttagtttgtttattaaagcttttctttggtataagtgtttgagacatcaatgtttgtatctagacttaACTTTATCAtcgatcaaactataaattgcatacatggatttagcgtttgatgtttacttagtatcggttttaaaaacgTTAttcgtattgtttaaacggtggagaaatcgtcgattaaacaatacggtaaatctaactatatcgttgcggacacggacgatataggcgtcgatacgtaattatattgatcgttaccgagttcatatacatatatttataaggagacatacaaatttagattgatgaaatcaaatcttgatacattttctttaacttagaactttcattaatttactctttgctactaaattgattgaatgaacttttgcaaactcaaaactaaagtaacattaactcaagacaaaataggctatagaacggcggtgatatcgcaataatccctgtggatacgatataaacgaaaagtacaccacaatactctttcaacaatttAGCAAAAAAGACTTGTTCATGTAACTTTTGGGATTTGGTTGGTATCCCTTGTAGACATGCAGTTGCAGCCATAAATAGGAACGTTGATGATCCCGTTAAGTATGTCCACAAATGTTATCATAGGGATACTTATTTGGCATGCTACAATGAAGTTATCACCCCTATTAATGGCCAAAATAAACGGCCAAGGACTACTGATCCAAACATTTTACCACCTAGTTTTAAGAGAGGTCCAGGTAGACCCAAGAAACTCAGAAGAAGAGAGTCAGATGAGGCTTTTCAAAACAAGTGGAAAAGGACAAATACAAGTCATAGGTGCAAGACTTGCTTTGAATATGGAACAACAAAAGGACCTGTAAGAAAAATAAACAACTAGCATGTGTTGAAGGAGAAGTGCCAAGAACTGTTGCAGCCACCCAAGGTAGTCAAACTCAAACTGCAACAATGGAGACAACATCAAAAAAAAGGGTTAGTATCTCAAATTGTCATTAGACTATATTTATGAATGTATTTTAGACTTCATCATGACTTGATTTAATTGGGATGGTTGCAGGGTGTGCCAAAGGGAGTCCAGAATAAGAAAAGTAAGAAGACTAAGACCCAGCCTAGTGTTGCTACAAATACTGAGACCCAACCTGATGTTGCTGCACCCAATGAGACCCATCCTGATGTTGATGCAACCACAGAGACCCAGCCTGATGTTGCTGCAACCAATGTGCACCAACCTGATGTTACTGCAAACAATGTGCCCCAGCCAAATGCACAACCTGAGGTAACAAGTACACAATCTTCTGCTGAAGCCATGAGAATGTATTGTGGTATAGATCCTGATGAGCTTGAAACATTTTTCAATGATGATGAAATCCTGGATATTCAACCATTGAGTGTTTATACAAGTCCTGTGAAGTAAAATATGTCTGGCCCCAAAACTTCTGGCCCCAAAACTTCTGGTCCCAAAACTTTTGTAGGTAAATGTCCTAAGGCACCAAAACCTACTGTCAAAAGCTTCAAAGTTCCAAGGCCTAAGTCACCAACTCATACTGCCAAAACTGTGGCATCAGATCCTGTAAGTTTGTTCATCATGCTTAGATATGCCAAGTGTATTTTCATTACTAATTTTCTTCTGTAATGACAGGTGAAAACAATGATATCACCAAGGAAAAAGACCAATGTTGTTACATCTCCTACAAGAAAAAGTGACAGGCTTAATACTTTAAGGACAAAAAACATAGTGGGGGCCTGGAAGGGATGCAAAGGAACCACTTgtaattcttgaagatgaaggagaagaAAGTGTTGGTAGTGCTATAGGGTCAAGCAAGTGGGATGACATCCAAAGGAACATGACTCAATGAAGACCCATAACTACTTTGTTTTGGAACCTATTATCATTATGTGTTTTGCTTGAAACTTATATGTTATGAACCAAGTTTATAGTTATGTACTTTGCAACTTATTGTGTTTTAGAACCTATTGTAATTTGCTCATGATTATGTACTTTGCAAGAAATGTAATGGAGCTCCACTTTTTTGTACTTTGCAACTACTGTTATGGAGCTCCTCATTTTGTACTTTGCAACTTAAGTAATGTTATCCTTATGTTACATTCATGTTATCCTTGTATTTTGCCAGTTACATTCATGTTACAAGTAACTTTTGGTCATCTatcaaattaatttgttttaacaaTTTATCAATTACAATTAACTATTGTTGACAATTTACCAATTTGCCAATTTTGAACACTAATGATACATACAAGTAAATTATGCAGAACATAACAATCTCATTTCATTAAACATCAAGTTAACATTACAACACGACCACCATAACAAATGACATTACAAAGTTCATGAGATAACACATAATTCAGCAACTACATTTCATAACAAAATACACATTCAGGATAAATGACACAACAAGACAaaacatcttcaatcttccatGAAATTTCTCTGttttcaacttcatcttcaagttcttgctcttcttccttgatttttcaTACAAGAACTTCATATATCCCAAAGATGCCATGGTCTGCAACTTCAGTTCCAGCATGGTCTGCAAAATCTTCATCCCATATGAAGAGATCACACGTTTCTGCACTCCTCCAATTAGGGAATCTCCAAAACAACCTACCTTTGTTTGGTCCATTCTTGCAGAGATACGACACCATACGAACATGACAACCACAAAACTTCCCAACTCCAGATTTCACCGAAGCAGTTGACATGATGATGGAGAGCAGAACAAGAAAGAGATAAAAAAAGATGACAAAGACAAGCAAATGAGATGATGGGTTTCACGATTTTAATAGATAGGAGATGAGGCAAGAGAAGCAGAAGAAGAACgtgaagaagaacataaaaaaTTGGGAAATTAGGACAACTGATGAAATTGGGATTCCCTTTATAAACTAACCTACTTATGTCATGGTGTCATtgcagaaataaaaagaaaaacaaaaatttattacACGTGGGTTGCCACATAAGCAACCGTTAGTGACATCTGACGTCAGAGACCAATTATTGAGACTGGAAATTTTTAAGTGATGAAAAATTAAAGGATATTTTTTgagagactaaaaataaaatttcaaatatttagaAAGAcggaaaaacttatttaacccatttTTTAATTACGTGTATGACATAATGATATGTAGTGGAGTGGCAGTGCAGTGAATCAAACCAAATCTTCTTATATATTTTCTTAtgtgaatcaaatcaaattttatataatttcttaTGGAAATATCAAAAGTTTCCGTATTATATAAAAGAAAAGTATGAAATAATTGTGTAGGGTTGGTTTTACTTTTCAATTAGGGTTCATAGTTTCTCCTTGTAAAAGAGAATAATATGTGGGTTTAACTTTTCTACTTCAATTCTTCCACTGCAGAATCCCTCACATAAACCACATGAGTCCCCAGTCGGAGGATCCTCATAACGTTCCGGTGCCGGTATATATCCCCGGCGAACTCATCGCCGACGTGCTTTCCTTCCTTCCCGTCAAATCAATCCTTCGATTGAGATGTGTGAGTAAGACATTGAATTCTCTTATCTCTGATCCTTTCTTTGTCAAATTGCATCTTAATCGATCCAAACGAAAGGATGAACTCAAACTTGTACAGTTTTTGGAATGGGATAAGGTATCCTTTACAGTTTTTCGAATGTCTGAAAACCCTCCACTCATTTTTAATCTCCCTGAAGATTCTTACCATACATTgaaggacaatgtttggttcaatATAGTTGGTTCCTGCAatggtttaatttgtttttacgATCAATGTTATAACTATAATTCAGTTTTAGAGATGTGGCTCCGTATTTGGAACCCGGCCACGAGGACAATATCAGAAAAAATATGGTGTAGTGGTATCGGCCCCATTGAATCTCTTGCTAATTTTATGTTTGGTTGTGATAATTCAACCAACACTTATAAGGTGTTGTATTTCATTCCTTTTAAAAAACAGGTAAAAGTTCTCACTTTGGGTAATAAAGTTCGGAGAAATATTCAAAAATCTCCGGTGAAACATTGTTCCTCCATGAATCTTGCCCATCTGAGTGGTACTGTTAATTGGTTGGCAATCCGCAAACACTACTCCACTTATGATTACAAGAATATAACTATTGAGCAGTTTGTGATTATTTCACTTGATTTGGGCACGGAGACACATACTCAATTGCGGCCTCCTCCCGGTTTCTATGAAGTTCCATTTGTTGAACCAAATCTAAGTGTCTTAATGGATTTCCTTTGTTTTTCTCATTATTTCAAACAAACTCATCTAGTAATATGGCAAATGAAGGAATTTGGAGTTGAAGAGTCTTGGTCTCAATTCCTTAAAATTTCTTATGATACTCTTTTATTAGATTATCACTTTAGTTACTTTAAATTGTTGCTATTATGCTATTCGGAGAAGAATGATACACTGTTTTTTATGAACTATCTTGAAAGCCAAGCAGTTATCTGTAACAGGAGATTTAATAGAGTGGAGAAAATGAATAGAGTAGAGGGAATAGATAGATCCTTGTTGTTGAGTGGCCATGATCATGTAGAAAGCTTGGTTTGGTATTGTTGAATTGAAAGTAAGTTTCTCTAGATGAATTTGATTTACTTCTAAGATCAATTTGAAGATGTTTTCGCAAATTAATATAAATACAATATTCATGTTctcatcaattttttttcttttacctttGGATTTTTCTGTAGTACCTGAGAATTTACTTGTGGCTTCCGCATGTAAATTCGTAGGTAGAAATGTGATTAGGCAAGACTGGCCTAAGGGACCTTTAGCTTATCTTATTTACAGCCAGACCAGACCAAACTCAGGCTGTTTTAAAAGCATATTTAATTTAGTAGACTAGAAATCCGCTATTAAAAAAGTTTCTCTAGAA
The genomic region above belongs to Vicia villosa cultivar HV-30 ecotype Madison, WI unplaced genomic scaffold, Vvil1.0 ctg.003724F_1_1, whole genome shotgun sequence and contains:
- the LOC131641410 gene encoding F-box/kelch-repeat protein At3g23880-like, whose product is MSPQSEDPHNVPVPVYIPGELIADVLSFLPVKSILRLRCVSKTLNSLISDPFFVKLHLNRSKRKDELKLVQFLEWDKVSFTVFRMSENPPLIFNLPEDSYHTLKDNVWFNIVGSCNGLICFYDQCYNYNSVLEMWLRIWNPATRTISEKIWCSGIGPIESLANFMFGCDNSTNTYKVLYFIPFKKQVKVLTLGNKVRRNIQKSPVKHCSSMNLAHLSGTVNWLAIRKHYSTYDYKNITIEQFVIISLDLGTETHTQLRPPPGFYEVPFVEPNLSVLMDFLCFSHYFKQTHLVIWQMKEFGVEESWSQFLKISYDTLLLDYHFSYFKLLLLCYSEKNDTLFFMNYLESQAVICNRRFNRVEKMNRVEGIDRSLLLSGHDHVESLVWYC